Proteins encoded within one genomic window of Suricata suricatta isolate VVHF042 chromosome 17, meerkat_22Aug2017_6uvM2_HiC, whole genome shotgun sequence:
- the ZNHIT3 gene encoding zinc finger HIT domain-containing protein 3 yields the protein MASLNCSAVVCVVCLEKPKYRCPACRVPYCSVGCFRKHKEQCNPKTHPIEKRRSAVTAKSIKPTEDKDDDDSVADFLNSDEEEDRVSLQNLKNLGESAALRSLLLNPHLRQLMVSLDQGDNKAQLMRACMQEPLFVEFADCCLRIVEPSQDEDS from the exons ATGGCGTCGCTGAATTGTAGCGCCGTCGTCTGCGTGGTTTGCTTGGAGAAACCCAAATACCGCTGCCCCGCCTGCCGCGTGCCCTA CTGCTCCGTGGGCTGCTTCCGGAAGCACAAAG AGCAGTGCAACCCTAAAACTCATCCTATTGAGAAAAGAAGATCAGCTGTTACTGCAAAAAGTATAAAGCCTACAGAAGACAAAG ATGACGACGACTCTGTAGCTGATTTTCTCAATAGTGATGAGGAAGAGGACAGAGTTTCTTTGCagaatttaaagaatttag gggAATCTGCAGCATTAAGAAGTCTGCTGCTCAATCCACACCTTAGACAGTTGATGGTCAGCCTCGATCAGGGGGACAACAAGGCACAGCTCATGAGGGCCTGCATGCAGGAGCCCTTGTTTGTGGAGTTTGCGGACTGCTGTTTACGGATTGTGGAACCGTCCCAGGATGAGGATTCTTAA